The following are encoded together in the Acidovorax sp. KKS102 genome:
- the fliR gene encoding flagellar biosynthetic protein FliR — translation MITFSEAQIMVWLSPILWPFLRVLALFSVAPVFSMRVVPMRVKIGLAFLVALCAQGVLGEQPVISVNGREALGTVAQQVAVGLAIGFSVRLVFTAVELAGEIIGLQMGLNFASFFDPTSNGQISAVARFFGHMSMLLFIVINGHLLILMAVVKSFDRFPVDGNFLQALGQMRLHELGASLFSSALWIAMPMIALLLFVNLTMGIISRVAPQMNIYAVGFPVTLTVGMLGIAATLPMLEQPVLALMQQAVDLFSAGR, via the coding sequence GTGATTACCTTCTCCGAAGCGCAGATCATGGTGTGGCTGTCTCCCATCCTGTGGCCCTTTTTGCGCGTGCTCGCGTTGTTCTCTGTGGCGCCGGTGTTCTCCATGCGCGTCGTCCCCATGCGGGTGAAGATTGGCTTGGCGTTCTTGGTGGCGCTCTGCGCGCAAGGTGTTCTGGGTGAGCAGCCTGTCATCAGCGTGAACGGTCGTGAGGCGCTGGGCACGGTAGCGCAGCAGGTGGCCGTGGGGCTGGCGATTGGCTTTTCGGTCCGCCTCGTGTTCACGGCGGTCGAACTGGCTGGGGAAATCATTGGGCTGCAGATGGGGCTCAACTTCGCTTCATTCTTTGACCCTACCTCCAATGGACAGATCAGTGCTGTGGCGCGTTTTTTTGGTCATATGTCCATGCTGCTGTTTATTGTCATCAATGGCCACTTGTTGATCTTGATGGCTGTGGTCAAGAGTTTTGACCGCTTTCCTGTGGATGGCAATTTTTTGCAGGCGCTCGGGCAGATGCGCTTGCATGAACTGGGGGCTTCTCTGTTTTCCAGCGCTCTCTGGATTGCCATGCCCATGATCGCGCTGCTGCTGTTCGTCAACCTGACCATGGGCATCATTTCGCGCGTAGCGCCGCAAATGAATATCTACGCAGTGGGCTTCCCCGTCACGCTCACGGTGGGGATGCTGGGGATTGCAGCAACACTGCCGATGCTCGAGCAACCGGTGTTGGCGTTGATGCAGCAGGCTGTGGATCTGTTCTCTGCCGGCAGGTAG
- the fliQ gene encoding flagellar biosynthesis protein FliQ encodes MTSQMVLTIGRDALTLLLMISMPVLGVVMAVGLLVSIFQAVTQIHEATLAFVPKLIAAMVVFAIAGPWMLSTLVDFIRRTIESIPSMIG; translated from the coding sequence ATGACTTCACAAATGGTGCTGACGATTGGGCGCGATGCCCTCACCTTGCTGCTGATGATTTCCATGCCTGTGCTGGGCGTGGTCATGGCGGTGGGCTTGCTGGTGAGTATTTTTCAGGCGGTCACGCAGATTCATGAGGCAACGCTGGCCTTTGTGCCCAAGCTGATTGCGGCGATGGTGGTGTTTGCCATTGCGGGGCCCTGGATGCTCAGTACCCTGGTGGACTTCATTCGCAGGACGATCGAATCGATCCCGTCCATGATCGGATAG
- the fliP gene encoding flagellar type III secretion system pore protein FliP (The bacterial flagellar biogenesis protein FliP forms a type III secretion system (T3SS)-type pore required for flagellar assembly.) has product MAQSSVWAQNAGALPLVVGNGPSGTSYSVPIQTLLFFTALSFLPAVLLMMTGFTRIVIVLSLLRQALGTQSAPPNQVIIGLSLFLTFFVMGPTLDRVYQDAYVPYTNNTIGFELALDRAEAPMRSFMLKQTRQSDFALFSRLARLDPKVTAETAPIRVLVPAFVTSELKSAFQIGFMIFIPFLVIDMVVSSILMSLGMMMLSPVLVALPFKLMLFVLADGWNLLIGSLAASFVT; this is encoded by the coding sequence ATGGCGCAAAGCTCCGTGTGGGCTCAAAATGCCGGCGCGTTGCCGCTGGTGGTCGGCAATGGGCCTTCTGGAACCAGCTACTCGGTGCCCATTCAGACCCTGCTGTTTTTTACGGCACTGTCTTTTTTGCCGGCCGTGTTGCTGATGATGACGGGTTTTACCCGGATCGTGATTGTGTTGTCCCTGCTGCGCCAGGCCTTGGGAACGCAGTCGGCACCGCCCAATCAGGTCATCATTGGCCTGTCGTTGTTCCTCACCTTTTTTGTGATGGGGCCGACGCTTGATCGTGTGTACCAGGACGCCTACGTTCCCTACACCAACAACACCATCGGCTTTGAGCTGGCCCTGGACAGGGCGGAGGCACCCATGCGCAGCTTCATGCTCAAGCAGACGCGGCAATCGGACTTTGCGCTGTTTTCCAGGCTCGCGCGCCTGGACCCGAAAGTGACGGCCGAGACGGCGCCGATCCGTGTGCTGGTACCTGCCTTCGTGACCAGTGAACTCAAGTCGGCGTTCCAGATCGGGTTCATGATCTTCATCCCGTTTCTCGTCATCGACATGGTGGTGTCCAGCATCCTCATGTCATTGGGCATGATGATGTTGTCGCCGGTGCTGGTGGCATTGCCGTTCAAGCTCATGTTGTTCGTGCTGGCGGATGGCTGGAACCTGCTGATTGGCTCGTTGGCCGCCAGCTTCGTCACCTGA
- a CDS encoding flagellar biosynthetic protein FliO, which produces MTQTLLVVVLFVGAMALLPWAVRRLQQRQSSGALAAGGASRVVSAVAVGPQQRVVTVEVGPENARTWLVLGVTAQQVNCLHVLPVAGKAAEDARGASLPASPSFAQEMRVASADAGKSAHV; this is translated from the coding sequence ATGACCCAGACGCTGTTGGTCGTAGTGCTGTTTGTGGGGGCCATGGCTTTGCTTCCCTGGGCGGTGCGCCGGCTTCAGCAACGACAGTCCTCGGGAGCGCTGGCGGCCGGAGGGGCATCACGCGTGGTATCCGCGGTGGCCGTCGGACCCCAGCAGCGGGTCGTGACGGTGGAGGTGGGGCCTGAAAACGCGCGGACCTGGCTGGTCCTGGGGGTGACTGCACAGCAGGTCAACTGCCTTCATGTGCTGCCCGTGGCCGGCAAGGCGGCCGAGGACGCGAGGGGCGCGTCATTACCGGCAAGCCCATCATTTGCCCAGGAGATGCGAGTTGCGTCGGCTGATGCGGGGAAGTCCGCCCATGTGTGA
- the fliN gene encoding flagellar motor switch protein FliN produces the protein MATEEDNKDAGADDPFAGWAEALEEQKRTDEKPADAEQGGPLSGEPVRPFSGAAGGDTVNDINMVLDIPVQLSVELGRTKVPIKYILQLAQGSVVELDALAGEPMDVLVNGYLIAQGEVVVVNDKFGIRLTDVVTPSERLRRVSRG, from the coding sequence ATGGCAACTGAAGAAGACAACAAGGACGCTGGTGCGGACGACCCGTTTGCGGGTTGGGCCGAGGCGCTGGAAGAGCAGAAGCGCACGGACGAAAAGCCTGCCGATGCAGAGCAAGGTGGACCGCTGTCTGGTGAGCCCGTGCGGCCGTTTTCCGGCGCCGCGGGTGGCGATACGGTCAACGACATCAACATGGTGCTGGACATCCCGGTGCAGCTGTCCGTGGAACTGGGGCGCACCAAGGTACCAATCAAGTACATCCTCCAGCTGGCGCAAGGCTCGGTGGTGGAACTGGATGCACTGGCGGGGGAGCCCATGGACGTGCTGGTCAATGGCTACCTCATCGCCCAAGGCGAAGTGGTGGTGGTCAATGACAAGTTCGGTATCCGCCTGACTGATGTGGTCACACCTTCGGAACGTTTGCGTCGGGTGAGCCGTGGATAG
- the fliM gene encoding flagellar motor switch protein FliM, translating into MSDSFLSQEEVDALLEGVTGESQKSVEEVAEAGAVRNYDISSQERIVRGRMPTMEIVNERFARNFRIGLFNFIRRSPEISVGTVSVQRYSAFLRELAVPTNFNIVAIRPLRGSGLIVCEPSLVFGIIDTLYGGVGKFQTRIEGRDFSPTEQRVINRLVDVICAEYKKAWQGIYPLELEYQRSEMQPQFANIATPSEIVVSTAFQLEIGDLSGAIHVCMPYATLEPIRDVLYSSTQGDSIEVDRRWVNVLKREIQSAEVTLVAELAKADATVEQLLAMKPGDFIELDREPRIRASIGGVPIFECQYGTHNSKYAIRIEECLRTSDMSWLGEKNGN; encoded by the coding sequence ATGAGTGATTCATTTCTTTCGCAGGAAGAGGTCGATGCCCTTCTGGAAGGGGTCACGGGCGAGAGTCAGAAGTCCGTGGAGGAAGTGGCGGAGGCAGGGGCCGTCCGCAATTACGACATTTCCAGCCAGGAGCGCATCGTTCGTGGCCGCATGCCGACGATGGAAATCGTCAACGAGCGGTTTGCGCGCAACTTCCGCATCGGCCTGTTCAACTTCATCCGGCGCAGCCCGGAAATATCGGTGGGTACCGTGTCCGTTCAGCGCTACAGCGCGTTTCTGCGCGAGCTGGCGGTCCCTACCAATTTCAACATTGTGGCCATCCGCCCCTTGCGTGGCAGCGGGCTCATCGTGTGTGAACCCTCGCTGGTGTTCGGCATCATCGACACGCTGTATGGGGGGGTCGGCAAGTTCCAGACCCGGATCGAGGGGCGTGACTTTTCGCCCACGGAACAACGGGTCATCAACCGGCTGGTTGATGTGATCTGCGCTGAGTATAAGAAGGCATGGCAGGGCATCTACCCGCTGGAGCTGGAGTACCAGCGCTCAGAAATGCAGCCCCAGTTTGCCAACATTGCTACACCCAGCGAAATCGTGGTGTCCACGGCGTTTCAGCTGGAAATCGGAGACCTCTCCGGTGCGATCCATGTCTGCATGCCGTATGCCACGCTGGAGCCGATCCGCGATGTCCTGTATTCGTCCACACAGGGCGATTCCATCGAGGTGGATCGTCGCTGGGTGAACGTGCTCAAGCGCGAAATCCAGTCTGCAGAGGTCACGCTGGTGGCGGAGCTGGCCAAGGCCGATGCCACTGTGGAGCAATTGCTTGCGATGAAGCCTGGTGACTTCATCGAGCTGGACCGTGAGCCCCGCATCCGTGCGTCGATCGGAGGGGTTCCAATTTTTGAATGCCAGTATGGAACCCACAATTCCAAGTACGCCATCCGCATTGAAGAGTGCCTGCGTACGTCGGATATGAGCTGGCTGGGAGAGAAAAATGGCAACTGA
- the fliL gene encoding flagellar basal body-associated protein FliL yields the protein MSANTPAAAPAKSKKMLLIIIGVVVAVLVIGGGAAAWFVSSRSHAAEDEEGGGAPAAHKESPKVAPTFLPMENMVVNLADPGGDRFAQIGITLEVDDAKTAEQVKQYLPSIRSGILMLVSQRTSSELLQREGKEKLANDILREVSRPLGYSVPSERERAKAAAATEQDGDAEERPAARKRAERNPVRRVLFSSFIIQ from the coding sequence GTGTCAGCCAATACTCCCGCAGCAGCACCCGCCAAGAGCAAGAAGATGCTGTTGATCATCATCGGTGTGGTGGTGGCTGTGCTGGTGATTGGAGGGGGGGCGGCCGCATGGTTCGTCTCCAGCCGGTCCCACGCCGCCGAAGACGAAGAGGGCGGTGGAGCACCTGCAGCGCACAAGGAGTCGCCCAAAGTCGCACCCACCTTCCTGCCCATGGAAAATATGGTGGTCAATCTGGCGGACCCAGGGGGGGATCGTTTTGCACAGATTGGCATCACCTTGGAGGTGGATGACGCCAAAACTGCAGAGCAGGTCAAACAGTACCTGCCTTCGATTCGCAGCGGCATTTTGATGCTGGTGTCCCAGCGCACTTCCTCGGAGCTGCTACAGCGCGAGGGCAAAGAGAAGCTGGCAAACGACATATTGCGTGAGGTCTCGCGGCCCTTGGGCTACTCCGTGCCGTCGGAGCGCGAGCGTGCCAAGGCGGCAGCGGCTACTGAACAGGACGGAGACGCGGAGGAGCGCCCCGCAGCGCGCAAGCGTGCCGAGCGCAATCCTGTGCGCAGGGTACTCTTTTCGAGTTTCATCATCCAATGA
- a CDS encoding flagellar hook-length control protein FliK translates to MSGPSPSDAGGFTDATALADPNALGAEEQVAEQVAYWVNQKTQNAELTLQRDGHPVEVSVSLSGNEAHVSFRSDQQHTRELLDQSMAQLSDLLRSEGLVLSGMSVGTSAHGSEGGGETGQQRPREGARQAQVVSAVPAGTTSLARGGGALDRAVDIFV, encoded by the coding sequence GTGTCAGGGCCATCGCCTTCGGATGCGGGTGGCTTCACCGATGCCACGGCGTTAGCGGACCCTAATGCTTTGGGGGCGGAGGAGCAGGTGGCCGAGCAGGTAGCCTACTGGGTGAACCAGAAGACGCAAAACGCAGAGTTGACGCTGCAGCGAGATGGCCACCCCGTGGAGGTGTCGGTGTCCCTGTCGGGCAACGAAGCGCATGTGTCGTTCCGCAGCGATCAGCAGCATACGCGGGAACTGCTGGACCAAAGCATGGCGCAGCTGAGTGATCTGTTGCGCAGCGAGGGTTTGGTACTGTCTGGCATGTCGGTGGGCACTTCGGCACATGGCAGTGAAGGTGGTGGCGAGACCGGGCAGCAGCGTCCCCGCGAAGGAGCGCGTCAGGCGCAGGTGGTGTCTGCTGTTCCAGCAGGTACCACCTCTCTGGCACGTGGTGGTGGGGCTTTGGACCGCGCGGTGGACATCTTCGTTTGA
- a CDS encoding flagellar export protein FliJ — MSSLNALSVAVEVASRKRDDARKVLQDTLAAEQAARAQLNQLEDYARETESRWGMKADTAMQPEVMYHHYQFMNRLGHAASIQNGVVGDQSARVQVAQRALLDAELRLASLRKVVEKRRSDFALQQQRRDQKQTDERAALQYRNVGQEN; from the coding sequence ATGTCCAGTCTCAACGCCCTCTCCGTCGCGGTCGAAGTGGCTTCCCGCAAGCGGGACGATGCCCGCAAGGTTTTGCAGGACACGCTGGCTGCCGAGCAGGCGGCACGTGCCCAGCTCAATCAGCTGGAAGATTACGCCCGAGAGACTGAGTCACGCTGGGGCATGAAGGCCGATACGGCCATGCAGCCCGAAGTGATGTACCACCACTACCAGTTCATGAACAGGCTGGGCCATGCGGCCAGCATTCAGAACGGTGTGGTGGGTGATCAATCTGCGCGGGTGCAAGTTGCGCAGCGCGCGCTGCTGGATGCCGAGCTTCGCTTAGCCAGCCTGCGCAAGGTGGTGGAGAAGAGGCGCAGCGACTTTGCTCTGCAGCAGCAGCGCAGGGATCAGAAACAAACCGACGAGCGCGCCGCGTTGCAGTATCGCAATGTAGGCCAGGAGAATTGA
- the fliI gene encoding flagellar protein export ATPase FliI yields the protein MTIDTPSAWTRFMDDARERVAEGAPLETRGTLTRLTGLVLEAVGIRVPVGSQCMVQMPGHAPVLAEVVGFSADRAFLMPAGDIHGLSSGASVVPAAPYITMPRLGEPPRPVQRAGVLRLPMGDGLLGRVVDAQGLPLDHGGPVQDVVSEPMGRRQINAMDRDPVREPLDTGVRAINALLTVGRGQRLGLFAGSGVGKSVLLGMMARYTRADVIVVGLIGERGREVKEFVEDILGEEGRARSVVVAAPADAPPLLRMQGASYATAVAEHFRDKGQHVLLLMDSLTRYAMAQREIALAIGEPPATKGYPPSCFAKLPQLVERSGNGLHGVGSITAFYTVLSEGDDQQDPIADAARAILDGHIVLSRALAETGHFPAIDIEQSASRVMHNVVSRGHFDLARRFRAVYSRYQKSRDLVQVGAYMSGSDPALDEAIRLQPQMAGFLQQDMFEAASMDQSVGAMAAVLDH from the coding sequence ATGACCATTGACACTCCTTCGGCCTGGACTCGGTTCATGGACGACGCGCGGGAGCGCGTGGCCGAAGGTGCGCCGCTGGAGACGCGCGGCACACTCACACGGTTGACGGGGCTGGTGCTGGAGGCCGTGGGCATCCGTGTGCCCGTGGGCTCGCAGTGCATGGTGCAAATGCCGGGGCATGCGCCGGTCTTGGCGGAGGTGGTCGGGTTTTCTGCCGACCGCGCATTTCTGATGCCTGCGGGCGACATCCATGGGCTGTCCAGTGGCGCCAGTGTGGTGCCGGCCGCACCGTACATCACCATGCCCCGCTTGGGCGAGCCTCCCCGGCCTGTGCAGCGCGCCGGGGTGCTGCGTCTGCCCATGGGCGATGGATTGCTGGGGCGTGTGGTGGATGCCCAAGGCCTGCCTCTCGATCACGGCGGGCCGGTACAGGATGTCGTGTCGGAGCCCATGGGACGCCGGCAGATCAATGCCATGGACCGGGACCCGGTGCGGGAGCCTCTGGATACCGGTGTGCGCGCCATCAATGCTTTGCTGACCGTAGGGCGAGGTCAGCGCCTGGGGCTGTTTGCAGGCTCTGGGGTGGGCAAGAGTGTGTTGCTAGGCATGATGGCCCGCTACACCCGGGCCGATGTGATCGTGGTCGGACTCATCGGGGAGCGGGGCCGCGAGGTCAAGGAGTTTGTGGAGGACATCCTGGGCGAGGAAGGCCGTGCGCGATCGGTGGTGGTGGCGGCCCCTGCCGATGCGCCCCCTTTGTTGCGCATGCAGGGCGCCTCCTATGCCACTGCCGTGGCCGAGCACTTCCGCGACAAGGGCCAGCACGTGTTGCTGCTCATGGATTCACTCACCCGATACGCGATGGCGCAACGAGAAATTGCACTGGCCATTGGCGAACCGCCTGCCACCAAGGGGTATCCGCCGTCCTGTTTTGCCAAGCTGCCCCAGCTGGTGGAGCGCAGCGGCAACGGCCTGCATGGCGTCGGCTCCATCACGGCGTTTTATACGGTGCTATCGGAGGGCGATGACCAGCAGGACCCCATCGCGGATGCTGCGCGTGCCATTCTGGACGGGCACATTGTGCTGTCACGGGCTTTGGCAGAGACCGGGCATTTCCCGGCCATCGACATCGAGCAATCGGCGTCGCGGGTGATGCACAACGTGGTGTCTCGCGGGCATTTTGATCTGGCGCGGCGGTTCCGTGCGGTGTATTCGCGCTACCAGAAGAGCCGGGACTTGGTGCAGGTGGGCGCTTACATGAGCGGCTCCGATCCGGCGTTGGACGAGGCCATTCGCCTGCAGCCGCAGATGGCGGGCTTTCTGCAGCAGGACATGTTTGAGGCAGCTTCCATGGACCAGAGCGTAGGCGCCATGGCCGCGGTGCTGGATCATTGA
- a CDS encoding flagellar assembly protein FliH: MMPSSNQRSYARFIPSEEVGDFKQWKFSAVDGADLVEPEAEPEPVVELPVELDQVAQQALVQQACDDAYAEGFAQGQAQTALEWQRRMDEYIARQGQEAAQRLQSVLQTLDASLIDMQQRMAQQVLELACDIARQVVRQELSVNPNALLPVVREAVGMLVTEGRPATVRLNPVDMEAMAEPLREEVNAPGVQWMADAAVPAGGCLVESAGTVVDGSIDKRWQRAIASLGLQSPWDDDAGGDGDDH, translated from the coding sequence ATGATGCCTTCGTCTAACCAACGTTCTTATGCACGGTTCATTCCCAGTGAGGAGGTCGGCGACTTCAAACAATGGAAGTTCTCTGCCGTAGATGGGGCCGACCTGGTGGAGCCAGAGGCCGAGCCGGAACCTGTCGTGGAGCTGCCTGTCGAGCTGGATCAAGTGGCGCAGCAGGCCCTTGTCCAACAAGCCTGTGACGATGCGTATGCAGAGGGCTTCGCTCAGGGACAAGCGCAGACGGCGCTCGAATGGCAGCGCCGCATGGATGAATACATTGCCCGGCAGGGGCAAGAGGCGGCGCAGCGTTTGCAGAGCGTGCTGCAAACGCTCGATGCGAGCCTGATCGACATGCAGCAACGGATGGCGCAGCAGGTGCTGGAGCTTGCGTGCGACATCGCGCGCCAGGTGGTGCGCCAGGAACTGTCGGTCAACCCCAATGCCTTGTTGCCCGTGGTGCGAGAGGCTGTTGGCATGCTCGTGACCGAGGGGCGCCCTGCCACGGTGCGGCTCAATCCGGTAGACATGGAGGCCATGGCAGAACCTTTGCGCGAAGAGGTCAATGCACCGGGTGTGCAATGGATGGCGGATGCCGCCGTACCTGCAGGGGGCTGCCTGGTGGAGTCTGCTGGCACCGTCGTCGATGGCAGCATCGACAAGCGTTGGCAGCGTGCCATTGCGTCTTTGGGGTTGCAGTCGCCTTGGGATGACGATGCGGGTGGGGATGGTGATGACCATTGA
- the fliG gene encoding flagellar motor switch protein FliG, which translates to MDDQGLHDAAIMLMSLGEEEAAEVFKHFSPKEVQKLGETIARMRSVSREKVDEVINKFSNAAAAQSLLVSDTGNYVRAVLKRALGDDKAGLLIDRILQGGDVSGIESLKWMDPLSVAELLRNEHPQIVAAILVHLDSDQASGILMHLSDRQRSEILLRVATLEGIQPTALKDLNEVLFKVLAGGDKIRKSSLGGVKAAAEIINLLGGNMDAVVLESIRGYDPDLAQKIMDKMFVFEDVLKLDDKAIQTVLKEVASETLIVALKGAVPELREKFLSNMSSRAAEALREDLESRGPMRLSEVEAQQKEILKTVRRLSDEGQIMIGGGGDDAFV; encoded by the coding sequence ATGGACGACCAAGGACTCCACGATGCCGCCATCATGCTGATGTCCCTCGGCGAGGAAGAGGCGGCCGAGGTGTTCAAGCATTTCTCGCCCAAAGAGGTGCAGAAGCTGGGCGAGACTATCGCGCGCATGCGCTCCGTGTCGCGCGAAAAAGTGGACGAGGTCATCAATAAGTTCTCCAACGCGGCTGCAGCCCAAAGCCTGTTGGTATCCGACACTGGCAACTACGTGCGCGCGGTGCTCAAGCGCGCGCTCGGCGACGACAAGGCTGGTTTGCTCATCGACCGGATTTTGCAGGGGGGAGATGTCTCGGGCATCGAGAGTCTGAAGTGGATGGATCCGCTGTCAGTGGCTGAGCTATTGCGTAACGAGCACCCGCAGATCGTTGCTGCCATCCTGGTGCATCTGGATAGCGATCAGGCATCGGGCATTCTGATGCACCTGTCCGACCGCCAGCGCAGCGAGATTTTGCTTCGCGTGGCCACGCTCGAAGGCATCCAGCCCACGGCCCTCAAGGACCTGAACGAAGTACTTTTCAAGGTGCTAGCGGGCGGGGACAAGATTCGTAAGAGTTCGCTTGGCGGCGTCAAGGCGGCCGCAGAGATCATCAACTTGTTGGGCGGCAACATGGACGCTGTGGTGCTCGAGTCCATTCGTGGCTACGACCCCGACCTGGCCCAGAAGATCATGGACAAGATGTTTGTGTTTGAAGATGTTCTCAAGCTCGACGACAAGGCCATCCAGACAGTGCTCAAGGAAGTGGCATCCGAGACTCTCATCGTGGCCCTCAAGGGTGCGGTGCCCGAACTGCGTGAGAAATTCTTGTCCAACATGTCTTCACGCGCCGCAGAAGCGCTGCGTGAGGATCTCGAGTCGCGTGGTCCCATGCGACTGTCCGAGGTGGAGGCGCAGCAGAAGGAAATTCTCAAGACGGTGCGCCGCCTGTCCGACGAGGGCCAGATCATGATCGGTGGTGGTGGTGATGATGCCTTCGTCTAA
- the fliF gene encoding flagellar basal-body MS-ring/collar protein FliF produces MSAVAEVPLNPLPTPASPNWLQRLSALDRAQRMRLGAGVALLVAAAVAAVVMGRQPDYRVLFSNLGDKDGGAVVAQLSQMNVPYKYSEGGGAILIPAERVHDVRLRLATQGLPKGSVAGFELMESNKFGMTQFQERLNFQRGLEGELTRSIQALSSVQSARVHLALPNQNGFFREQQKPSASVLVSLHPGRILDRAQLAGIVHLVASSVPELAPSAVSVLDDTGKLLSQSPDSTAGAEINAQQLLYVQQLEQQYSRRIMDILEPVVGRDNVKAQVTAEVDFSQTESTSEQFRPNQTPDSSAVRSQQVLESRGSATKTATGVAGAVANQPPAPSAAPVNGANPAPNAGGQQGAEEETSKRESTTNYEVDKTVKVVRGSTGAVKRLSAAVVVNYQSAEDKGKTVTKALTAEQIEQMTALVRETIGFNRERGDSVNLMNTPFQVTAVPTTDAPLWKQPEVVDLAKTFAWPVGAVLFAALVLLGLVRPALKGPAPVKSTVGKSVTGGQLDALEAEMPERPALAAPARKDELLPATPEQLRLEDARTLAKENPVAVANILKTWLNGDPV; encoded by the coding sequence ATGTCTGCTGTTGCTGAAGTCCCTCTCAATCCGCTCCCGACGCCGGCCAGCCCCAACTGGCTGCAGCGGCTGTCCGCCCTCGACCGGGCACAGCGCATGCGGCTGGGTGCGGGCGTGGCGCTGCTGGTGGCTGCTGCCGTTGCGGCCGTCGTGATGGGGCGCCAGCCCGACTACCGGGTGCTGTTTTCCAACCTGGGCGATAAGGATGGCGGGGCCGTGGTGGCCCAGTTGTCTCAGATGAACGTCCCCTACAAGTATTCCGAGGGTGGCGGCGCCATCCTGATTCCTGCAGAGCGCGTGCACGATGTACGTTTGCGGCTGGCCACGCAGGGTTTGCCCAAGGGCTCCGTCGCGGGTTTTGAACTGATGGAGTCCAACAAATTCGGGATGACGCAGTTTCAGGAGCGTCTGAACTTCCAGCGCGGGTTGGAGGGGGAACTCACCCGGTCCATCCAGGCACTGTCGTCGGTGCAAAGCGCTCGTGTGCACCTGGCCTTGCCCAACCAGAACGGCTTTTTCCGTGAGCAGCAAAAGCCTTCGGCCTCGGTGTTGGTGAGTCTGCATCCCGGGCGCATTCTGGATCGCGCGCAGCTCGCGGGCATCGTGCATCTGGTGGCCTCCAGCGTTCCTGAGCTGGCACCGTCCGCCGTGAGCGTGCTGGACGACACTGGCAAACTGCTCTCCCAGTCCCCCGACAGCACGGCAGGTGCTGAAATCAATGCCCAGCAGCTGTTGTACGTACAGCAGCTGGAGCAGCAGTATTCCCGCCGCATCATGGACATCCTGGAACCAGTGGTTGGCCGCGACAACGTCAAGGCGCAGGTCACGGCGGAAGTGGATTTTTCGCAGACCGAATCCACCTCCGAGCAGTTCCGCCCCAACCAGACGCCGGATTCGAGTGCTGTGCGCAGCCAGCAGGTGCTGGAAAGCCGCGGGAGTGCGACGAAGACCGCTACGGGTGTGGCCGGCGCAGTGGCCAACCAGCCGCCAGCCCCGTCTGCAGCGCCCGTCAACGGCGCTAATCCTGCGCCGAATGCCGGGGGCCAACAGGGCGCAGAAGAAGAGACAAGCAAGCGCGAGTCCACCACCAACTACGAAGTGGACAAGACCGTCAAGGTAGTCCGTGGCAGCACGGGTGCAGTCAAGCGGTTAAGTGCTGCAGTCGTGGTCAACTATCAGTCGGCAGAGGACAAGGGTAAGACAGTGACCAAGGCGCTGACAGCCGAACAGATCGAACAGATGACGGCGCTGGTGCGCGAAACCATTGGGTTCAACCGTGAGCGCGGCGATTCGGTGAATCTGATGAACACACCGTTCCAGGTGACGGCAGTACCCACCACGGATGCGCCGCTGTGGAAGCAGCCGGAGGTAGTGGACCTCGCCAAGACCTTTGCCTGGCCGGTGGGTGCGGTTCTGTTCGCTGCCCTGGTACTGTTGGGCTTGGTGCGTCCTGCGCTCAAAGGCCCCGCACCTGTAAAGTCAACAGTCGGCAAGTCGGTGACTGGTGGTCAACTCGACGCTCTGGAGGCAGAAATGCCTGAGCGCCCGGCATTGGCGGCGCCCGCCCGTAAGGACGAACTTTTGCCTGCGACCCCTGAGCAGCTGCGCTTGGAAGATGCGCGCACGTTGGCCAAGGAGAATCCGGTCGCGGTAGCCAATATTCTCAAGACCTGGCTGAACGGCGATCCAGTTTAG
- the fliE gene encoding flagellar hook-basal body complex protein FliE, producing the protein MDLRISSSTAPLTGAGVARRAAAPQTTGNEVGFSGALKGALQSVSAAQNKSSEMQREVQMENPSVSLEETMVAIQKAQIGFQATLHVRNRMVQAYTDIMNMQV; encoded by the coding sequence ATGGACCTTCGCATCTCCAGCTCAACTGCCCCGCTGACGGGCGCTGGCGTCGCGCGCCGTGCCGCAGCGCCGCAAACCACGGGCAATGAAGTCGGCTTCTCTGGCGCGCTCAAGGGCGCGTTGCAGTCGGTGAGTGCCGCTCAGAACAAGTCTTCAGAGATGCAAAGGGAGGTGCAAATGGAAAACCCCTCCGTGAGCCTGGAAGAAACCATGGTGGCCATCCAGAAGGCGCAAATCGGCTTTCAGGCCACCTTGCACGTGCGCAACCGCATGGTGCAGGCTTACACAGACATCATGAACATGCAGGTGTGA